The proteins below come from a single Planctomycetaceae bacterium genomic window:
- a CDS encoding RNA-binding protein translates to MSKNIFVGSLSWDTTSEGLERAFSQFGTVTSAKVISDRDTGRSKGFGFVEMDSGGDEAIEALNGSQLDGREIVVNEARPRENRGGGGGRGGYGGGGGRGRY, encoded by the coding sequence ATGAGTAAGAACATCTTTGTGGGAAGCCTGTCATGGGATACCACGTCTGAAGGTCTGGAAAGGGCCTTCAGCCAGTTCGGAACGGTGACTTCCGCCAAAGTCATCAGTGATCGGGACACTGGTCGCTCAAAGGGATTTGGATTTGTCGAAATGGACAGCGGTGGTGATGAAGCCATTGAAGCACTGAACGGATCACAGCTCGACGGTCGTGAGATCGTCGTGAATGAAGCTCGCCCCCGCGAGAACCGCGGCGGTGGCGGCGGGCGTGGTGGATACGGCGGCGGCGGTGGTCGCGGCCGTTATTGA